TGCCCTTTCGAAGTAATTCCAATCATCAAACGCATCTCATTCAGGGCTTACCATCCGGACCGATGAGAACCCGGTGCCGCGAATTGGTAATTCGATGCTGGGAAAGCGTCGGCCAGGTGATCGTCGCGAAACATGATGATGCGTTGATTTGCGTTGAACTTTCAGTGGTCAGGCCACCAATTCGTCCGGTGCTCAGGTGCTCAGCCTTGgtttggaaggcaaaaaattcaaactctcTGGACGGTTTTTTTGTCACAAATCTGGCCTTTCCCGAGGCACGTTTAAAGGCCACAAGCGGCAGGCCGGCTGGTGGCTTATGCTTTATGACTCCCTTCCCAAAATGGTCCGTAACGATGTTTAGCGAAGCTTCACCCCGTCGATGGGTGGTGCGATGATGGCCCCCCTGGCCGTGGGGATAGAATTTGTGAAAACTGACAGCATAATAAGCGGACGCGGTGTGCGCAATTCCGCGAAAGGCACTCATTTTCGCGTGAAgtctaattttcttttcaacgaACCATCGGAGAAGCTAAGTACACATGacggcaccgaccgaccgacacctGTGAACCCCACGGCGACCGGTCttggcttttgttttccctATTTCGCGACGCGGAGACAGTACACAATGGAAAATTTGCTTTTACTTTCATTGACTTTTCCCACCTTCTGTGAGTGGCACGCCACTTAAGAGTGCAAACGATTGCATCTGAGTTCGCAAAAGTTCGctggcccccccgggggcgtcAGATTAATAACCTCCCCGAAAGGAAGCGGATGATAGAACACCCTCAAAAACCGGATGCCCTGTCGGAATCGTTACTTTCGGGCCCGAAAGTCCAAGTCGGGCACGGGACACGAAATCATTCCGATTTGTTACCAACAACCTAGTGgtatcgttccgttttttttttattcacgcCGATCGTTCCCCGATTACGGTGTGCCCAATCACTTTCACCAACCTCGAGGGCTGACGTCGTGAAACGACGCAGGTgagcgacgatgatgacgaagtCTGGAGCACAACAGGAAGCTTGGAGGGCCGTTCGGAAGAAAACCGGATTTTATGCAACACCCAGCTTCCAGCCCGTCCAGTCACGCTGCCAACCGATGGACTGCCCGTTGTTGCGGTGTGTCCCGATTTTGAACTCGTGTGAGCAAATATAAATGCACTTCGCAGGGACACTCGACCGCGAACGAACAGATCGATGAGCAAAAGGTGCTGAGGCCAGGTGCCTGCGCACCTGAATGTAACCGCAGAAAGTCCCGAGCCGGATGTGGAACGGCTCCAGCCTTGAATCGAACCCGCCGCAGTTCCGGCTGCTGATAAAtgcaccccccggggggttaAATTATGCTGAACTTGCCGGTTGCGGTTCGACAACGGTTTGAATATGCGAACCGAGCGTGTGTTTGGGTGAATAAATTTGGCACCACAAATTAATGGAGAATTatgttttgacatttgatgGAGGGTAAAGTAgcgaattatattttaataaaatactCGACGAATTCGGGCTCACATTTTGACCACCTCACGAAGCATCTGGTTGCAAAGCGCCGCGTACGGGTTCATTTCGATGAGCTGGGTCCGTGCAAAATGACTCCCCAGCCGGGCGGCCGCCTCAAAGTCTTCCCGGGCGCCTTCAATTTGGTTGCTCTTGCGCCTCAAAATGCCACGCTGACAGAGGGCCCGACATCCGGTCCTTCCGGAGCGGTTCGACAGCTCGAGTGCCCGCTCAATATCCTGCAGCGCATCTGCGAAGAAGTGTAATAGTTTATGAACCAAAATATAACGTTCAAACGTGCACTGGACGCTGGTAGCTCACCATTTTCCTTCCCGAGAAGGCAGTACACCTGAGCCCTGTTATTGTAGCCACTTGGACGGTGCGACGcaatttcgatcgatttgctaAACACCTCGAGAGCTTCGTTCAGTTTGCCTGCATCCGTTAGCGCTATGGCTTCGATCTCCAATCGTTGCGATTCCTGCACCCGCGGATCAGCAGCCTCATCGGCATCTGGAATGGCGTACACGAAAGttcacacacggcacgggacACCACTTCTTGTTGAGCAGTTCGATCGTGTCACCTTGTGGGTCCTCCAGGTGATTCTCTTCGTCCTGCAGCAAATACTCTTCACCACCGATTTGCGAAGGattaaaaatcgattccaaCACTTGCCGAT
The nucleotide sequence above comes from Anopheles bellator chromosome 1, idAnoBellAS_SP24_06.2, whole genome shotgun sequence. Encoded proteins:
- the LOC131216659 gene encoding tetratricopeptide repeat protein 36 homolog, whose translation is MNSLSKDSLSEHDRQVLESIFNPSQIGGEEYLLQDEENHLEDPQDADEAADPRVQESQRLEIEAIALTDAGKLNEALEVFSKSIEIASHRPSGYNNRAQVYCLLGKENDALQDIERALELSNRSGRTGCRALCQRGILRRKSNQIEGAREDFEAAARLGSHFARTQLIEMNPYAALCNQMLREVVKM